One window of Saccharopolyspora phatthalungensis genomic DNA carries:
- a CDS encoding S1 family peptidase, with protein sequence MLLGSAASLALSMAMLPATANAVDDPGTLILGGHDATERYDWMASLQRGGNHSCGASLIDKKWVLTAAHCVQNTAPADLGLRIGSPNHTTGGTEVGVSKIVVHPDYATKNPNGDLALLKLDRAVSQKPVKIANDSGATNTPSRIIGWGLTCPTRGCGEPPAQLQELDTRVVADGQCSLSQIDGPTEICTGSDKPLANACFGDSGGPQLEGEPGDWKLTGITSRLGSLVPICGMAPSVYTDATAYKAWIKSTIS encoded by the coding sequence ATGCTGCTCGGCAGTGCTGCGTCGCTGGCGCTGAGCATGGCGATGCTGCCCGCCACCGCGAACGCCGTGGATGACCCGGGCACGCTGATCCTGGGCGGGCACGACGCCACCGAGCGGTACGACTGGATGGCGTCGCTGCAGCGAGGAGGCAACCACAGCTGCGGGGCCTCCCTGATCGACAAGAAGTGGGTGCTCACCGCAGCGCACTGCGTGCAGAACACCGCACCGGCCGACCTCGGCCTCCGGATCGGCAGCCCGAACCACACCACCGGCGGCACCGAGGTAGGCGTGTCCAAGATCGTGGTACACCCGGACTACGCAACCAAGAACCCCAACGGTGACCTCGCGCTGCTGAAGCTCGACCGCGCCGTGTCGCAGAAGCCCGTCAAGATCGCCAACGACTCCGGCGCGACCAACACCCCGTCGCGGATCATCGGCTGGGGCCTGACCTGCCCGACCCGCGGCTGCGGCGAGCCGCCCGCGCAGCTGCAGGAACTGGACACCCGCGTGGTCGCCGACGGCCAGTGCTCGCTGAGCCAGATCGACGGACCGACCGAGATCTGCACCGGGAGCGACAAGCCGCTTGCCAACGCCTGCTTCGGCGACTCCGGCGGTCCGCAGCTGGAGGGCGAGCCCGGCGACTGGAAGCTAACCGGCATCACCAGCCGCCTCGGCAGCCTGGTCCCGATTTGCGGCATGGCCCCGTCGGTCTACACCGACGCAACGGCCTACAAGGCCTGGATCAAGTCCACCATCAGCTGA
- a CDS encoding DUF6542 domain-containing protein, with translation MTAIRESQSAPPPSNGAPNWSTRSAFGTNGVPLWGAVLLAAVLTAIGTVLDILIWAQPGMLFKSGFFVGCVLAVLLVKRQSVFGPMVQPPLVLTIVMPLLVLITGSGMTAGAGVTAKALAVARPLISSFPIMAGATIVALGIGLIRMFVTQRAGSRPEVAESDEAKKRRRPADPARKKPGEDVERRRPEERERRRQARAEGSARQQRAQTDRGRAQAPGRPRSGDTASRARGEAPGRARGEAPGRARGDASGRTRGDADRSRGEASGRARGESPGRARGGEGRPEHDGRAVPPRRGAAPRQAPGRPRPADPPQGEPPRRPRRPRRDEQFG, from the coding sequence GTGACCGCGATCCGCGAGAGCCAGAGCGCCCCACCTCCCAGCAACGGCGCTCCCAACTGGTCGACGCGCTCAGCATTCGGCACCAACGGCGTGCCGCTGTGGGGTGCCGTGCTGCTGGCTGCCGTACTGACCGCGATCGGAACAGTGCTCGACATCCTGATCTGGGCGCAGCCCGGCATGCTGTTCAAGTCGGGCTTTTTCGTCGGGTGCGTGCTGGCCGTTCTGCTGGTGAAGCGCCAGAGCGTGTTCGGTCCGATGGTGCAACCGCCGCTCGTGCTCACCATCGTCATGCCGCTGCTGGTGCTGATCACCGGCAGCGGCATGACCGCCGGGGCAGGCGTCACCGCCAAGGCGCTCGCCGTGGCTCGCCCGCTGATCAGCAGCTTCCCGATCATGGCGGGCGCGACCATCGTCGCCCTGGGCATCGGACTGATCCGGATGTTCGTCACGCAGCGGGCCGGCTCCCGCCCCGAGGTCGCCGAGAGCGACGAGGCCAAGAAGCGCCGCCGCCCCGCCGACCCGGCCCGCAAGAAGCCGGGCGAAGACGTCGAGAGGCGGCGGCCGGAAGAGCGGGAGCGCCGGAGGCAGGCCCGTGCCGAGGGCTCAGCACGTCAGCAGCGGGCCCAAACTGACCGCGGGCGGGCGCAGGCCCCGGGGCGGCCCCGCAGCGGCGACACAGCCAGCAGGGCCCGAGGCGAGGCACCCGGCAGAGCCCGAGGCGAGGCACCTGGCAGGGCCAGAGGAGACGCATCCGGCAGAACCCGGGGAGACGCCGACAGATCCCGAGGCGAGGCATCCGGCAGAGCCCGAGGCGAATCGCCCGGCAGGGCGCGCGGAGGCGAGGGACGACCGGAGCACGACGGCCGGGCGGTGCCGCCGCGACGCGGCGCGGCCCCGCGGCAGGCACCCGGGCGGCCGCGACCGGCGGACCCGCCGCAGGGGGAGCCGCCCCGGCGACCCCGTCGGCCGCGGCGCGACGAGCAGTTCGGGTAG
- a CDS encoding lipid droplet-associated protein, with the protein MSSFPLPLRVAAGLAATAVEQARQLPATLLGLPVTVASQALQASMRIQQQITELAIKGDEALAGLRTPEEQPAWATFDEDEPMEPQVLAEDLSVLADYDHLTLPQLRGRLRSFTEAELAELLAYEQQHGRRAEFLRMLRNRLDRLRNQ; encoded by the coding sequence ATGTCATCGTTCCCCCTGCCGTTGCGGGTCGCCGCCGGACTCGCGGCCACCGCCGTTGAGCAGGCACGCCAGCTCCCGGCCACCCTGCTCGGTCTGCCGGTTACCGTGGCCAGCCAGGCGTTGCAAGCGTCGATGCGGATCCAGCAGCAGATCACCGAGTTGGCGATCAAGGGCGACGAGGCCCTCGCCGGACTGCGCACCCCGGAGGAACAGCCCGCCTGGGCCACCTTCGACGAGGACGAGCCGATGGAACCGCAGGTGCTGGCCGAGGACCTGTCGGTGCTGGCCGACTACGACCACCTGACGCTGCCGCAGCTGCGCGGCAGGCTCCGCTCGTTCACCGAGGCGGAGCTGGCCGAACTGCTCGCCTACGAGCAGCAGCACGGTCGGCGCGCGGAATTCCTCCGCATGCTGCGGAACCGCCTCGACCGGCTGCGCAACCAGTGA
- a CDS encoding DUF4288 domain-containing protein produces MSSNDFDAIGSINIGPGTIDPREFQADADAVELDYYIAVLVLEATSDAANHKPWYEESFVLLKAESEEEATEKAAEHGKQQETSYQNENHELITWKLKKIIEVKPVEDATFDDGTELYSRFFRNYEAYSGFEPLTEEDL; encoded by the coding sequence ATGAGCAGCAACGACTTCGACGCGATCGGTTCGATCAACATCGGGCCGGGCACCATCGATCCGCGCGAATTCCAGGCCGACGCGGATGCGGTCGAGCTGGACTACTACATCGCGGTCCTGGTCCTGGAGGCCACTTCGGACGCCGCGAACCACAAGCCGTGGTACGAGGAGTCCTTCGTGCTGCTCAAAGCGGAGTCCGAAGAAGAGGCGACGGAAAAGGCCGCCGAGCACGGCAAGCAGCAGGAAACCAGCTACCAGAACGAGAACCACGAACTGATCACCTGGAAACTGAAGAAGATCATCGAGGTGAAACCCGTCGAAGACGCGACCTTCGACGACGGCACGGAACTCTACAGCCGCTTCTTCCGCAACTACGAGGCATACAGCGGTTTCGAACCCTTGACGGAGGAAGACCTCTGA
- the xseA gene encoding exodeoxyribonuclease VII large subunit, with amino-acid sequence MSSPTSPEEPWPVRTVARKIADWINRLGAVWVEGQITQISLRPGAATAFLTLRDTSADVSLTLTCSAALLRTMEPPLTDGSRVVVHGKPTFFVGRGTLSLRVDEIRAVGIGELLARIERLRRLLKAEGLFDPARKRPLPFLPNRVGLITGRASAAEHDVLTNAQLRWPAVQFEIRNVAVQGSTAVPQILEALRELDRLPEVDVIVLARGGGSVEDLLPFSDETLCRAVSACGTPVVSAIGHEPDSPLVDHVADVRCSTPTGAGKRVVPDVAEETQRIHQLRDRARRALHGWVDRERRLLDALRSRPVLADPFGPLARRAEQVELLRDRARRAVTTALNTERHALTATRSRLTTLGPAATLARGYAIVQRIEDGVDGVLRSVDEAPPGTRLRVRVVDGAIQAVVPDRAG; translated from the coding sequence CTGAGTTCTCCGACCAGTCCCGAGGAGCCCTGGCCGGTACGCACCGTGGCGCGCAAGATCGCCGACTGGATCAACCGGCTCGGCGCGGTGTGGGTGGAAGGGCAGATCACCCAGATCTCGCTACGCCCAGGCGCGGCCACCGCCTTCCTGACGCTGCGCGACACGTCGGCCGACGTGTCGCTGACGCTCACCTGCTCGGCCGCGCTGTTGCGCACGATGGAGCCGCCGCTGACCGACGGCAGCCGGGTCGTGGTGCACGGCAAGCCGACGTTCTTCGTCGGTCGCGGCACCCTGAGCCTGCGGGTCGACGAGATCCGCGCGGTCGGCATCGGCGAACTGCTGGCACGCATCGAGCGGCTGCGCCGGCTGCTGAAGGCCGAGGGCCTGTTCGACCCGGCGCGCAAGCGGCCGCTGCCGTTCCTGCCGAACCGCGTCGGCCTGATCACCGGGCGCGCCTCGGCCGCCGAGCACGACGTGCTGACCAACGCGCAGCTGCGCTGGCCGGCGGTGCAGTTCGAGATCCGCAACGTCGCCGTGCAGGGGTCGACCGCCGTCCCGCAGATCCTGGAGGCCCTGCGGGAGCTGGACCGGCTGCCGGAGGTCGACGTGATCGTGCTGGCGCGCGGCGGCGGTAGCGTCGAGGACCTGCTGCCGTTCTCCGACGAGACCCTGTGCCGCGCGGTCTCCGCCTGCGGGACGCCGGTGGTCAGCGCCATCGGGCACGAACCGGACTCGCCCCTGGTGGACCACGTCGCCGACGTGCGCTGCTCCACCCCGACCGGCGCGGGCAAACGAGTGGTGCCCGATGTCGCCGAGGAGACGCAGCGCATCCACCAGCTGCGCGACCGCGCCCGCCGCGCCCTGCATGGCTGGGTCGACCGGGAGCGTCGGCTGCTCGACGCGTTGCGCAGCCGGCCCGTGCTGGCCGACCCGTTCGGACCGCTGGCGCGGCGTGCCGAGCAGGTCGAGCTGCTGCGCGACCGGGCCCGCCGCGCGGTGACGACGGCGCTGAACACCGAACGACACGCGTTGACCGCCACTCGATCTCGCTTGACGACCTTGGGCCCGGCGGCCACTCTGGCTCGTGGATACGCAATCGTGCAGCGCATCGAGGACGGCGTGGATGGTGTGCTCCGGTCCGTCGACGAGGCGCCGCCGGGAACTCGCCTGCGAGTGCGGGTCGTTGACGGTGCGATCCAGGCAGTCGTACCGGACCGAGCAGGCTGA
- a CDS encoding class II fumarate hydratase: MAEQDYRIEHDTMGEVRVPAHALYRAQTQRAVENFPISGRGLERAQIRALGLLKAAAARVNGRLGVLDAEAAEAIAAAADEVAAGTHDEHFPIDVFQTGSGTSSNMNANEVIATLASRRLGRDVHPNDHVNASQSSNDTFPTTIHVAATEAVLTDVIPALEHLATTIEGRAAEWTEVVKSGRTHLMDAVPITLAQEAGAWASQVRYGIERLHGGVPRLGELPIGGTAVGSGLNAPAGFGGAVAAELAEVTGLPLTEARNHFEAQAAQDSVVEISGDLRTVAVSLTKIANDLRWLGSGPRAGLAELALPDLQPGSSIMPGKVNPVIPEATLQVVAQVIGNDAAVAFAGSQGNFQLNVMLPVIARNVLESARLLAAVSRLLADKVFAGVQVNVEQARAYAEGSPSIVTPLNRYIGYEEAAAVAKQALKERKSVRDVVVERGHIDSGKLTLEQLDEALDVLRMAKGH; this comes from the coding sequence ATGGCTGAACAGGACTACCGGATCGAACACGACACGATGGGCGAGGTGCGGGTTCCCGCCCACGCCCTTTACCGGGCGCAGACGCAGCGAGCCGTGGAGAACTTCCCGATCTCCGGCCGGGGCTTGGAGCGCGCCCAGATCCGGGCGCTCGGTCTGCTGAAGGCCGCGGCGGCCCGGGTCAACGGTCGGCTCGGGGTGCTGGACGCCGAGGCTGCCGAGGCGATCGCCGCCGCCGCCGATGAGGTCGCCGCGGGCACCCACGATGAGCACTTCCCGATCGACGTGTTCCAGACCGGCTCCGGCACGTCGTCCAACATGAACGCCAACGAGGTCATCGCCACCCTGGCGTCCCGGCGGCTGGGCCGCGACGTGCACCCCAACGATCACGTCAACGCCTCGCAGTCGTCCAACGACACCTTCCCGACGACGATCCACGTCGCGGCCACCGAAGCGGTACTCACCGACGTCATCCCGGCGCTGGAGCACCTCGCGACGACGATCGAGGGCCGCGCCGCGGAGTGGACCGAGGTGGTCAAGTCCGGCCGGACGCACCTGATGGACGCGGTGCCGATCACGCTGGCGCAGGAGGCCGGCGCGTGGGCCTCGCAGGTGCGCTACGGGATCGAGCGGCTGCACGGCGGCGTGCCGCGGCTCGGTGAACTGCCGATCGGCGGAACCGCGGTCGGCTCGGGCCTCAACGCGCCGGCGGGCTTCGGCGGGGCGGTCGCCGCGGAGCTGGCGGAGGTCACCGGCCTGCCGCTGACCGAGGCGCGCAACCACTTCGAGGCGCAGGCCGCGCAGGACTCGGTGGTGGAAATCTCCGGGGACCTGCGCACCGTCGCGGTGAGCCTGACCAAGATCGCCAACGACCTGCGGTGGCTGGGTTCCGGCCCGCGCGCCGGGCTGGCCGAACTGGCGCTGCCCGACCTGCAGCCGGGTTCGTCGATCATGCCGGGCAAGGTCAACCCGGTGATCCCGGAGGCCACCCTGCAGGTGGTGGCGCAGGTGATCGGCAACGACGCGGCAGTGGCGTTCGCGGGCTCGCAGGGCAACTTCCAGCTCAACGTGATGCTGCCGGTGATCGCGCGCAACGTGCTGGAATCGGCGCGGCTGCTGGCCGCGGTGTCGCGGCTGCTGGCCGACAAGGTGTTCGCCGGGGTGCAGGTCAACGTCGAGCAGGCCCGCGCCTACGCCGAGGGTTCGCCGTCGATCGTCACGCCGCTGAACCGCTACATCGGCTATGAGGAGGCCGCTGCGGTCGCCAAGCAAGCCCTCAAGGAGCGCAAGTCGGTTCGCGATGTGGTCGTGGAGCGCGGCCACATCGACTCCGGCAAGCTCACCCTGGAGCAGCTGGACGAGGCGCTAGACGTCCTCCGCATGGCCAAGGGCCACTGA
- a CDS encoding NAD(P)/FAD-dependent oxidoreductase translates to MTAVSHEVDLLIVGAGPTGLFAAYYAGFRGMSVAVVDALPEPGGQVTAMYPEKMIFDVAGFPEVRGRDLVDALVKQAGQYDPVYLLGRPATGLSDVDGSLLVNVGEHEVVRADAVLVTAGMGEFTPRPLPVGGDWVGRGVVHFIPELSVHSGRDVVVVGGGDSAFDWALALHPVARSVTLVHRRTRFRAHPGLVHKVEDLGVPLITPAEVAEIRGDDTGVHEVEIALGGERRQVLPAQTVVAALGFTADLGPIEKWGLELEKRSILVDSTMRTNRPRVYAAGDVAAYPGKVKLIATGFGEAATAVNNIAVELNPDAHLFPGHSSNMG, encoded by the coding sequence ATGACTGCGGTGTCGCATGAGGTCGATCTGCTGATCGTCGGCGCGGGTCCGACCGGTTTGTTTGCCGCCTACTACGCGGGGTTCCGCGGCATGTCGGTGGCGGTGGTCGACGCGCTACCCGAGCCCGGCGGCCAGGTGACCGCGATGTACCCGGAGAAGATGATCTTCGACGTGGCCGGGTTCCCCGAGGTGCGCGGGCGGGATCTGGTTGACGCACTGGTGAAGCAGGCCGGTCAGTATGACCCGGTCTATCTGCTCGGCCGACCGGCCACTGGACTGTCCGATGTGGATGGTTCTTTGCTCGTCAATGTCGGCGAGCATGAGGTAGTGCGGGCTGACGCCGTGCTGGTCACGGCAGGAATGGGCGAATTCACCCCGCGGCCGCTGCCCGTCGGCGGTGACTGGGTCGGTCGTGGCGTGGTGCACTTCATCCCGGAGTTGTCCGTGCACAGTGGACGCGACGTGGTGGTGGTCGGCGGTGGTGACTCCGCATTCGACTGGGCGCTGGCGCTGCACCCGGTTGCCCGCAGCGTCACCCTGGTGCATCGCCGCACGCGGTTCCGCGCGCATCCGGGGCTGGTGCACAAGGTCGAGGACCTGGGCGTCCCGCTGATCACCCCGGCCGAGGTCGCCGAGATCCGCGGCGACGACACCGGGGTCCACGAAGTGGAGATCGCGCTCGGCGGCGAGCGGCGCCAGGTGCTACCCGCGCAGACGGTGGTCGCGGCGCTCGGGTTCACCGCCGACCTGGGGCCGATCGAGAAGTGGGGCCTGGAGCTGGAGAAGCGCTCGATCCTGGTGGACAGCACGATGCGGACCAACCGGCCACGGGTGTACGCGGCGGGGGACGTCGCGGCCTACCCGGGCAAGGTCAAGCTGATCGCCACCGGCTTCGGCGAAGCAGCGACGGCGGTCAACAACATCGCCGTGGAGCTCAACCCGGACGCCCACCTCTTCCCCGGCCACTCCTCGAACATGGGTTGA
- the glpX gene encoding class II fructose-bisphosphatase: MSTERHREAPDRNLAMELVRVTEAAAMAAGRWVGRGDKNSGDGAAVDAMRKLIGTVSMRGVVVIGEGEKDEAPMLYNGEQVGNGEGPECDVAVDPIDGTTLLSKGMPNALAVLAVSERGTMFDPSAVFYMEKMAVGPEAAGVVDLTAPIAENIRRVAKAKHIDVSDVTVCILDRPRHEQIVKEVRDAGARIQFISDGDVAGAIAAARPDSGVDMLLGIGGTPEGIISACALKCLDGEIQTRLWPRDDAERAKLREAGHDVNQVLTTSDLVRGDNMFFVATGITDGALLKGVHYRANRCTTQSIVMRSKSGTVRVIEGLHKLSKLREYSDVDFGESDTARHGLLP, encoded by the coding sequence ATGAGCACCGAACGACACCGCGAAGCACCGGACCGCAACCTGGCGATGGAACTGGTCCGGGTGACCGAGGCCGCCGCGATGGCGGCGGGCCGTTGGGTCGGCCGCGGCGACAAGAACTCCGGTGACGGCGCCGCGGTTGACGCGATGCGCAAACTCATCGGCACCGTGTCGATGCGGGGCGTCGTCGTCATCGGCGAGGGCGAGAAGGACGAAGCGCCGATGCTCTACAACGGCGAGCAGGTCGGCAATGGCGAAGGCCCGGAATGCGACGTCGCGGTCGACCCGATCGACGGAACCACGCTGCTCAGCAAGGGAATGCCGAACGCGCTGGCGGTGCTCGCGGTGTCTGAGCGCGGCACCATGTTCGACCCGTCCGCGGTGTTCTACATGGAGAAAATGGCCGTCGGCCCGGAGGCGGCCGGGGTCGTGGACCTGACCGCCCCGATCGCGGAGAACATCCGCCGGGTGGCCAAGGCCAAACACATCGACGTCTCCGACGTCACGGTGTGCATCCTGGACCGCCCGCGGCACGAACAGATCGTCAAGGAGGTTCGCGACGCGGGCGCGCGCATCCAGTTCATCTCCGACGGCGACGTGGCCGGTGCGATCGCGGCGGCCCGGCCGGACAGCGGCGTCGACATGCTGCTGGGCATCGGGGGCACCCCGGAGGGCATCATCTCCGCATGCGCGCTGAAGTGCCTCGATGGTGAGATCCAGACGCGGCTGTGGCCGCGGGACGACGCCGAGCGGGCGAAGCTCCGCGAAGCCGGCCACGACGTGAACCAGGTGCTGACCACCTCCGACCTGGTGCGCGGCGACAACATGTTCTTCGTCGCCACCGGCATCACCGACGGCGCGCTGCTCAAGGGCGTGCACTACCGCGCGAACCGGTGCACGACACAGTCGATCGTGATGCGCTCGAAGTCCGGCACGGTCCGGGTCATCGAGGGGCTGCACAAGCTGTCGAAGCTGCGCGAATACTCCGATGTGGACTTCGGCGAGAGCGACACCGCACGGCACGGACTGCTGCCCTGA
- a CDS encoding ATP-dependent DNA ligase: protein MVLLADVVATSAEVTATRSRKAKTAAIAGLLGRLDPGEVRPATALLAGELPGGRAGVGWSTLAALDVEPAPEPVLTITEVDSAIDAVRLIKGSGSGQRRAAALTGLLGKATPDEQRFLVRLFGGELRQGALEGVMVEAIAAAAEVPTEAVRRAFMLSGRLPATAEAALCGGEPALAEFRLEIGRPVRPMLASPAETLDGALDELGDVSVEYKLDGARIQVHRNGDDVHIYTRTLREITRNVPELVDLARGLSCRAVVLDGETLALDDSGRPRPFQETMGRFGAQNSRDLLLHPYFFDCLHLDGDDLLDLPLRQRLDALEKVAPQHRIPAILSPSADRASALFDEALDAGHEGVMVKALDSGYAAGRRGRSWRKVKPEHTLDLIVLAAEWGHGRRRGYLSNLHLGARDPDGGPPIMVGKTFKGLTDELLAWQTAQFQRRETHRDDWTVHVVPELIVEIELDGVQASPRYAGGVALRFARVLRYRPDKDAASADSIEAVRAMLPGG, encoded by the coding sequence ATGGTGCTTCTCGCGGATGTGGTGGCGACCTCGGCAGAGGTCACGGCGACTCGTTCTCGCAAGGCCAAGACCGCTGCGATCGCCGGGCTGCTCGGGCGGCTCGACCCCGGCGAGGTCCGCCCGGCGACGGCGCTGCTGGCCGGCGAACTGCCCGGCGGCCGGGCCGGGGTGGGCTGGTCGACGCTGGCCGCGCTGGACGTCGAACCGGCGCCCGAGCCCGTGCTGACGATCACCGAGGTCGACTCGGCGATCGACGCGGTCCGGCTGATCAAGGGCTCCGGCTCGGGCCAGCGCCGGGCCGCGGCACTGACCGGGCTGCTCGGCAAAGCGACCCCGGACGAGCAGCGATTCCTGGTGCGCCTGTTCGGCGGCGAACTCCGCCAGGGCGCCCTGGAAGGCGTGATGGTCGAAGCCATCGCGGCAGCCGCAGAAGTGCCGACCGAGGCGGTGCGGCGGGCGTTCATGCTCTCCGGCCGGTTGCCCGCGACCGCCGAGGCCGCCTTGTGCGGCGGCGAACCGGCGCTCGCCGAGTTCCGCCTGGAGATCGGACGCCCCGTCCGGCCGATGCTGGCATCGCCCGCCGAGACCCTGGACGGCGCGTTGGACGAGCTCGGCGACGTCAGCGTCGAGTACAAATTGGACGGTGCCCGGATCCAGGTGCACCGCAACGGCGACGACGTGCACATCTACACCCGGACGCTGCGCGAGATCACCCGCAACGTGCCGGAACTCGTTGACCTGGCGCGCGGCCTGAGCTGCCGGGCAGTGGTGCTCGACGGCGAGACGCTCGCACTCGACGACTCGGGCCGGCCCCGGCCGTTCCAGGAGACCATGGGCCGGTTCGGTGCCCAGAACTCACGAGATCTCCTGCTGCACCCATATTTCTTCGACTGCCTGCACCTCGACGGCGATGACCTGCTCGACCTGCCGCTGCGGCAACGCCTCGACGCGTTGGAAAAGGTCGCGCCGCAACACCGGATCCCGGCGATCCTGTCGCCATCCGCGGACCGCGCCTCCGCGCTATTCGACGAAGCACTGGACGCCGGGCACGAGGGCGTCATGGTCAAGGCCCTGGACTCGGGTTACGCGGCGGGGCGACGCGGCCGGTCCTGGCGGAAGGTCAAGCCAGAGCACACCCTCGACCTGATCGTGCTCGCCGCCGAGTGGGGGCACGGACGGCGCCGGGGCTACCTGTCGAACCTGCACCTGGGCGCGCGGGACCCCGACGGCGGCCCGCCGATCATGGTCGGCAAGACGTTCAAGGGCCTCACCGACGAACTGCTGGCGTGGCAGACCGCGCAATTCCAGCGGCGGGAGACCCACCGCGACGACTGGACGGTCCACGTCGTTCCCGAGCTCATCGTGGAGATCGAACTCGACGGCGTGCAGGCCAGTCCCCGCTACGCCGGCGGCGTCGCACTGCGCTTCGCCCGCGTACTGCGCTACCGGCCCGACAAGGACGCCGCCTCGGCCGACAGCATCGAGGCGGTTCGCGCCATGCTTCCGGGCGGGTGA
- a CDS encoding exodeoxyribonuclease VII small subunit, translating to MADHPEVAELGYEQARDQLAEVVKQLEAGGLSLEDSLALWERGEALAAVCERHLAGARERVERALAAVEQD from the coding sequence GTGGCCGACCACCCCGAGGTCGCCGAGCTCGGCTACGAGCAGGCCCGCGACCAGCTGGCCGAGGTGGTCAAGCAACTGGAGGCCGGTGGGCTCTCCCTGGAGGACTCGCTGGCGCTGTGGGAGCGCGGCGAGGCCCTGGCGGCGGTGTGCGAACGGCACCTCGCGGGCGCCCGCGAACGCGTCGAGCGCGCCCTGGCCGCCGTCGAACAGGACTGA
- a CDS encoding 4-hydroxy-3-methylbut-2-enyl diphosphate reductase, with the protein MTTSPEANDLADQDNGRTKRVLLAKPRGYCAGVDRAVVTVEKALETYGPPIYVRKEIVHNRHVVDTLSERGVIFVDETDEVPEGALVVFSAHGVSPAVHAEAAQRNLRTIDATCPLVTKVHKEVNRFARDDYDILLIGHEGHEEVEGTAGEAPDRVQLVDTPEDVDKVEVRDPSKVVWLSQTTLSVDETMERVDQLKERFPDLQAPPSDDICYATSNRQYAVKAMAPECELVIVVGSQNSSNSKRLVEVALQAGASDAHLVDYAAQIDEAWLDGVTTVGVTSGASVPDVLVLQVLDYLAERGWSHVDEVTTANEKVTFALPRELRKDLDANPDKPTSVR; encoded by the coding sequence ATGACGACCTCGCCCGAGGCCAATGACCTCGCTGACCAGGACAACGGCCGGACCAAGCGGGTTCTGCTGGCCAAGCCGCGCGGGTACTGCGCAGGTGTCGACCGCGCCGTGGTCACCGTCGAGAAGGCCCTGGAGACTTACGGGCCCCCGATCTACGTGCGCAAGGAGATCGTGCACAACCGGCACGTGGTGGACACGTTGTCCGAGCGCGGCGTGATCTTCGTGGATGAGACCGACGAGGTGCCGGAGGGTGCGCTCGTGGTGTTCTCCGCGCATGGCGTTTCGCCGGCGGTGCACGCCGAAGCGGCGCAGCGGAATCTGCGCACCATCGATGCGACCTGCCCGCTGGTTACCAAGGTGCACAAGGAAGTCAACCGGTTCGCCCGCGACGACTACGACATCCTGCTGATCGGCCACGAAGGCCACGAGGAGGTCGAGGGCACCGCGGGCGAGGCGCCGGACCGCGTGCAACTGGTCGACACGCCGGAGGACGTCGACAAGGTCGAGGTCCGCGACCCGAGCAAGGTCGTGTGGCTGTCGCAGACCACGCTCAGCGTGGACGAGACGATGGAGCGGGTGGACCAGCTCAAGGAGCGCTTCCCGGATCTGCAGGCCCCGCCGAGCGACGACATCTGCTACGCGACCTCGAACCGGCAGTACGCGGTGAAGGCGATGGCGCCGGAGTGCGAGCTGGTGATCGTCGTCGGTTCGCAGAACTCCTCGAACTCCAAGCGTCTGGTCGAGGTCGCCCTGCAGGCCGGCGCGTCCGACGCGCACCTCGTGGACTACGCGGCCCAGATCGACGAGGCATGGCTGGACGGCGTCACCACAGTCGGCGTGACCAGCGGTGCGTCGGTGCCCGACGTGCTGGTGCTGCAGGTGCTGGATTACCTGGCCGAGCGCGGCTGGAGCCACGTGGACGAAGTCACCACGGCGAACGAGAAGGTCACCTTCGCGCTGCCGCGAGAACTTCGCAAGGACCTCGACGCCAACCCGGACAAGCCCACGAGCGTCCGGTGA
- a CDS encoding DUF4245 domain-containing protein encodes MSGVAEPRNERPALSRPPRTVSAMVFALLPMVLVAFGIAGLVGQCSFSPGGPSIQGGPVPTVDVAAELRRAAGRVGFPVLEPSLPATWRANAANVTTLASHAQVVRVGWLTGRARYLRLAQSTAAEDELVASETRQPPHARGTVDAAGQRWVVYDSVRGEQAWVAERAGVRLLITGNADEAEFRTLAEAAINAPAGI; translated from the coding sequence ATGAGCGGCGTGGCTGAACCCCGCAACGAGCGACCAGCTCTGTCCCGCCCGCCCCGGACCGTGTCGGCGATGGTGTTCGCCCTGCTGCCGATGGTCCTGGTCGCCTTCGGGATCGCCGGGCTGGTGGGGCAGTGCTCGTTCAGCCCCGGCGGCCCGTCGATCCAGGGCGGCCCGGTGCCGACCGTGGACGTTGCCGCCGAACTGCGCCGCGCGGCCGGGCGGGTGGGCTTCCCGGTGCTCGAACCGAGCCTGCCCGCGACCTGGCGGGCCAATGCCGCGAATGTGACCACGCTCGCCTCCCATGCGCAGGTCGTGCGGGTCGGATGGTTGACCGGCCGGGCCCGGTACCTGCGGTTGGCGCAGTCGACCGCGGCCGAAGACGAGCTGGTCGCGAGCGAGACGCGGCAGCCGCCGCACGCCCGGGGCACGGTCGATGCCGCGGGGCAGCGATGGGTGGTCTACGACAGCGTGCGCGGCGAGCAGGCGTGGGTTGCCGAGCGGGCCGGAGTCCGCCTGCTGATCACCGGCAACGCCGACGAGGCCGAGTTCCGCACCCTCGCCGAAGCCGCGATCAACGCCCCGGCGGGCATCTGA